Proteins encoded in a region of the Frondihabitans sp. 762G35 genome:
- a CDS encoding DEAD/DEAH box helicase: protein MSPYDKGASSRAKADRPNYGSKQGSKSPKHRGYRPDADAGPAKKQRWDAAERSARTGGRPDSTGGRPNWEPRKTAGSNPRFGGAREDRDARNGARGAEQRPGRSYDRDDRSSRPSGDRSYGDRPQRDDRGPRTWDRSDRPARDDRAPRSYDRSDRAPRSYDRSDRPARDERAPRSYDRSDRPARDDRAPRSYDRSDRPARDDRAPRSYDRSDRPARDDRAPRSFDRSDRPARDDRAPRSFDRSDRPARDDRAPRSFDRSDRPARSFDRSDRPARSFDRDDRAPRRDRDERGSDFYPKRDRAEGQHFSPEDDVKLEKLKAEVVTAAEVVGMSFEDLGLGSNIIRQLAELGAPSPFPIQAATIPDVLAGKDVLGRGRTGSGKTIAFGAPLVEKLMENGGGKNRKMGRKPRALILAPTRELAMQIDRTVQPIARSVGLFTTQIYGGVPQQRQVGALNRGVDIVIGTPGRIEDLIDQGRLDLSEVVITVLDEADHMCDLGFLEPVQRIIRETADVTPTGARAQKLLFSATLDKGVAKLVDEFLVDPAVHEVAGEDQASSTIDHRVLLIEQRDKGAVIEQLAQGGGKTLVFARTRAFAEQLADQLEDAGIATTSLHGDLNQARRTRNLQLLTSGRVNVLVATDVAARGIHVDDIELVIQADAPDEYKTYMHRSGRTGRAGKEGTVVTLITRARRRRMSELLERAEIEAEMIDARPGDALIDQLAGANR from the coding sequence ATGTCCCCTTACGACAAGGGCGCCTCTTCGCGCGCCAAAGCCGACCGCCCCAACTACGGAAGCAAGCAGGGCTCCAAGAGCCCGAAGCACCGCGGCTACCGCCCCGACGCCGATGCCGGCCCTGCCAAGAAGCAGCGCTGGGACGCCGCCGAGCGCAGCGCCCGCACCGGCGGACGCCCCGACTCGACCGGTGGTCGCCCGAACTGGGAGCCCCGCAAGACCGCCGGCAGCAACCCGCGCTTCGGCGGCGCTCGCGAGGACCGCGACGCCCGCAACGGCGCGCGCGGGGCCGAGCAGCGCCCCGGCCGCTCCTACGACCGCGACGACCGCTCGTCGCGTCCGTCCGGCGACCGCTCCTACGGGGATCGCCCGCAGCGCGACGACCGCGGCCCCCGCACCTGGGACCGCTCGGATCGTCCGGCTCGCGACGACCGGGCGCCGCGTTCGTACGACCGCAGCGACCGTGCACCTCGCTCCTACGACCGCAGCGACCGTCCGGCTCGCGACGAGCGCGCCCCGCGTTCGTACGACCGCTCGGACCGTCCGGCTCGCGACGACCGCGCGCCGCGCTCGTACGACCGCAGCGACCGCCCGGCTCGTGACGACCGCGCACCCCGCTCGTACGACCGCAGCGACCGTCCGGCTCGTGACGACCGCGCACCTCGCTCCTTCGACCGCAGCGACCGTCCGGCCCGCGACGACCGCGCACCCCGCTCGTTCGACCGCAGCGACCGTCCGGCTCGTGATGACCGCGCCCCGCGTTCGTTCGACCGCAGCGACCGTCCGGCTCGCTCGTTCGACCGCAGCGACCGTCCGGCCCGCTCCTTCGACCGCGACGACCGCGCCCCCCGCCGCGACCGCGACGAACGCGGCAGCGACTTCTACCCCAAGCGCGACCGCGCCGAGGGCCAGCACTTCTCTCCCGAGGACGACGTCAAGCTCGAGAAGCTGAAGGCGGAGGTCGTGACCGCGGCCGAGGTCGTCGGCATGAGCTTCGAGGACCTCGGTCTCGGCTCCAACATCATCCGTCAGCTCGCCGAGCTCGGCGCTCCGAGCCCGTTCCCGATCCAGGCGGCGACGATCCCCGACGTGCTCGCGGGCAAGGACGTCCTCGGTCGCGGCCGCACCGGATCCGGCAAGACGATCGCCTTCGGCGCCCCCCTCGTGGAGAAGCTGATGGAGAACGGCGGCGGCAAGAACCGCAAGATGGGTCGCAAGCCCCGCGCCCTCATCCTGGCCCCGACGCGCGAGCTCGCGATGCAGATCGACAGGACGGTCCAGCCGATCGCCCGCTCCGTCGGCCTCTTCACCACGCAGATCTACGGCGGCGTGCCCCAGCAGCGACAGGTGGGCGCGCTCAACCGCGGCGTCGACATCGTGATCGGCACCCCCGGCCGGATCGAGGACCTCATCGACCAGGGACGCCTCGACCTCAGCGAGGTCGTCATCACCGTCCTCGACGAGGCCGACCACATGTGCGACCTCGGCTTCCTCGAGCCGGTGCAGCGCATCATCCGTGAGACCGCGGACGTCACCCCGACCGGGGCCCGCGCGCAGAAGCTCCTCTTCAGCGCCACGCTGGACAAGGGCGTCGCCAAGCTCGTGGACGAGTTCCTCGTGGATCCTGCGGTCCACGAGGTCGCCGGCGAGGACCAGGCCTCCTCGACGATCGACCACCGCGTGCTCCTCATCGAGCAGCGCGACAAGGGCGCCGTCATCGAGCAGCTCGCGCAGGGCGGCGGCAAGACCCTCGTCTTCGCCCGCACCCGCGCCTTCGCGGAGCAGCTCGCCGACCAGCTCGAGGACGCCGGCATCGCCACCACCAGCCTCCACGGCGACCTCAACCAGGCGCGCCGCACGCGCAACCTGCAGCTCCTGACCTCGGGCCGCGTCAACGTGCTCGTCGCCACGGACGTCGCGGCGCGCGGCATCCACGTCGATGACATCGAGCTCGTCATCCAGGCCGACGCCCCGGACGAGTACAAGACGTACATGCACCGCTCCGGCCGCACCGGTCGCGCCGGCAAGGAGGGCACCGTCGTGACGCTGATCACCCGCGCCCGCCGCCGCCGCATGTCCGAGCTGCTCGAGCGCGCCGAGATCGAGGCCGAGATGATCGACGCCCGCCCCGGCGACGCGCTGATCGACCAGCTCGCGGGCGCCAACCGCTAG